From a region of the Zingiber officinale cultivar Zhangliang chromosome 10B, Zo_v1.1, whole genome shotgun sequence genome:
- the LOC122029263 gene encoding flocculation protein FLO11-like: MNRTASLAALLLLFAVAGAGPGRAQQPAASPTTHSPFASVSPGSPYSSASGFSQPPSADSPAAAAPNQSDDAPTPSPDQTPRLAPSASAPAPNSGPASSPASSPSSSPTPEASYSSPSPSPSSSPTPEASYSSPSPSSSPTREASYSSPSPSASMSVSPSPSATAQVPGPDFDVADSPIDDLLPPGAPDSDVSSSISDLLAPGPADDSTDDTASASHAAVATAFRTVAVALAAAAIAS, translated from the coding sequence ATGAACCGCACCGCGTCTCTCGccgccctcctcctcctcttcgctGTGGCCGGCGCCGGCCCAGGCAGGGCCCAACAACCCGCAGCCTCGCCGACTACCCATTCGCCCTTTGCCTCTGTCTCACCTGGCTCTCCGTATTCGAGCGCAAGCGGCTTCTCCCAGCCCCCCTCTGCCGACTCCCCGGCGGCGGCGGCGCCCAATCAATCGGATGATGCTCCGACCCCATCCCCGGACCAAACCCCCAGACTGGCGCCTTCTGCTTCCGCCCCTGCACCCAATTCCGGACCCGCTTCCTCCCCGGCGAGTTCCCCCTCCTCCTCTCCCACTCCCGAAGCTTCATattcctccccctccccctccccctcctccTCTCCCACTCCTGAAGCTTCATattcctccccctccccctcctccTCTCCCACTCGTGAAGCTTCATATTCCTCCCCCTCTCCCTCCGCCTCAATGTCCGTCTCTCCCTCACCCTCCGCCACCGCACAAGTCCCAGGGCCAGATTTTGACGTGGCGGACTCTCCCATAGACGACTTGCTGCCGCCAGGGGCTCCGGACTCCGATGTGTCGTCTTCCATATCCGATTTGCTGGCCCCAGGTCCGGCCGACGATTCTACCGATGATACCGCCTCGGCTAGCCATGCCGCCGTTGCCACCGCATTCCGCACGGTGGCGGTAGCTTTAGCCGCTGCCGCCATTGCTTCCTAA